From a region of the Vanrija pseudolonga chromosome 2, complete sequence genome:
- the Hsbp1 gene encoding Heat shock factor-binding protein 1, giving the protein MSLKRRSAIRTSSSLSRSSASPSPGLTSPTASDVFFVPTASTTSPPPPTSPRPVHAQEQVQAPDATPTRKASAAAMTNANPPTTTANNTTPALHTARLSMVGSASPDKKKLDKAPDAVGVNAKNVATPGELCGFVDTLLNSLEERFDLMSEQVLSRMTEMSGRIDNLETAIADLMHGGVEPASPTPPVKKNTI; this is encoded by the exons ATGAGCCTCAAGCGCCGCTCGGCCAtccgcacgtcgtcgtccctcTCGCGGTCCAGCGCGTCGCCATCCCCGGGCCTGACGTCGCCGACAGCATCCGACGTCTTCTTCGTGCCAACAGCTagcaccacctcgccaccaccgccgacctcgccccgGCCCGTGCACGCGCAAGAGCAAGTGCAAGCGCCCGACGCAACGCCCACGAGGAAAGCATCAGCTGCAGCAATGACCAACGCCAacccccccaccaccactgccaaCAACACCACGCCTGCGCTCCATACCGCCCGGTTGAGCATGGTCGGGTCTGCGAGCCCCGATAAGAAGAAGCTGGACAAggcgcccgacgccgtcggcgttaACGCCAAGAACGTCGCTACGCCTGGCGAGCTGTGCGGGTTT GTCGACACCCTCCTCAactcgctcgaggagcgcttCGACCTCATGTCCGAGCAGGTGCT GTCACGAA TGACGGAAATGTCAGGCCGCATCGACAACCTCGAGACGGCCATCGCAGACCTGAtgcacggcggcgtcgagccggcGAGCCCGACCCCGCCAGTCAAGAAGAACACGATATAG